The Candidatus Poribacteria bacterium genome contains a region encoding:
- a CDS encoding GTP-binding protein, which translates to MTEKKQNTHRRLPICTLGADGHGKTTLTAAIAKVVSRIGAIHTDGDSNFEAQPPINHPIREGVGITYRRIAYETSGKLYTQIDCETHLDVVKMLISGSPAIQGGIWVVNAVEGITPDSQAQLYLAHQMHMPRVLPFLNTGGISKDDELLDICLQEMDELLNECGWGEESASITIGDALKALDYKGNSITSAQWQPIVDLVFAMNRTMPAPINTKHLPLIMPIHEIIEETKDQVSVHGEIVQGQLAVGQAVDIVGKGDRIKTRVLSTKENEVSVESEPDWLSVGQVLCPPKTIKSHSEFIALIYLLTHEESGTHIPLIENDRPDIYLWGIDMPAHLKLPSGLSLITPGDYAHVTLTLDLPLAMEVGTRFEVKKMGSRIGLGVVTGVE; encoded by the coding sequence GTCGTCTCAAGAATCGGAGCGATTCACACCGATGGTGACAGCAATTTTGAAGCGCAACCGCCTATTAACCACCCAATCCGAGAAGGGGTCGGCATTACCTACCGCAGGATAGCCTACGAAACCAGCGGCAAACTTTATACACAAATTGACTGCGAAACACATCTTGATGTTGTCAAAATGTTAATCAGTGGCTCACCGGCAATTCAGGGCGGGATCTGGGTCGTGAATGCAGTTGAGGGGATCACACCTGATTCCCAAGCGCAACTCTACCTTGCACACCAGATGCACATGCCGAGAGTCCTTCCTTTTCTCAATACAGGTGGTATTTCAAAAGATGACGAACTTTTGGACATCTGTCTACAGGAGATGGATGAACTACTGAACGAATGTGGATGGGGAGAAGAGAGTGCATCAATAACTATTGGGGACGCACTTAAAGCATTAGACTACAAAGGCAATAGCATCACCTCCGCGCAATGGCAGCCAATTGTCGATCTGGTCTTCGCGATGAACCGCACAATGCCAGCACCTATAAATACTAAGCACTTGCCGCTTATCATGCCAATCCATGAAATCATCGAAGAAACAAAGGATCAGGTATCCGTACATGGTGAGATTGTACAGGGGCAACTCGCCGTTGGTCAAGCGGTAGATATTGTCGGTAAAGGCGATAGGATTAAGACGCGGGTCCTCAGCACAAAGGAGAATGAAGTGTCCGTTGAATCGGAACCGGATTGGTTGTCTGTCGGGCAAGTGCTTTGTCCACCAAAGACAATCAAATCACATTCCGAATTTATTGCACTCATCTATCTGCTGACACACGAAGAGAGCGGCACACATATCCCACTCATCGAAAACGACAGACCCGACATCTACCTCTGGGGCATTGATATGCCAGCGCACCTAAAACTCCCATCTGGACTTTCCCTTATTACGCCGGGGGATTATGCCCACGTCACGCTCACACTCGACTTACCGTTAGCAATGGAAGTAGGCACCCGATTTGAGGTGAAAAAGATGGGTTCGCGGATTGGTCTCGGTGTTGTGACGGGTGTGGAGTGA